The following proteins come from a genomic window of Lycium ferocissimum isolate CSIRO_LF1 chromosome 4, AGI_CSIRO_Lferr_CH_V1, whole genome shotgun sequence:
- the LOC132053219 gene encoding large ribosomal subunit protein eL38-like, with product MPKQIHEIKDFLLTARRKDARSVKIKKNKDMVKFKVRCSKYLCTLCVPDFEKADKLKQSLPPGLSVQDL from the coding sequence ATGCCGAAGCAAATACACGAGATCAAGGATTTCCTTCTCACTGCTAGAAGGAAGGATGCTCGGTCAGTGAAGATCAAGAAGAACAAGGATATGGTCAAGTTCAAGGTTCGCTGCTCCAAATATCTCTGCACACTTTGTGTGCCCGACTTCGAGAAGGCTGACAAATTGAAGCAATCACTTCCCCCAGGTTTGAGTGTGCAAGACCTCTGA